Below is a genomic region from Castanea sativa cultivar Marrone di Chiusa Pesio chromosome 2, ASM4071231v1.
acaaaataaaaaatcaacgcAATACACATTGGCGGAACAGATCGGCGATGGAGCTTGGGGTGGGTCAGCGAGCTGGGTCGGCGGAACAGATTGGCGATGAGGGAGCTGGCCGGCGAGTTGAGGGATGAGGGAGTTGGCCGGCaagctagagagaaaaaaaaattgaggaagaaagaagaaagaagataagccggagagagagagagagagaaaataggaaatgTTTGATTAATGAGAGaagtgtaatatatatatttttttaatttttagcttcAAGCTACAGTACGTAGCCAAAAATAGCTGCGTACTGTAGTTCTAAAGCTACAATTTTTAGCTATACCTCCACTGCTGTAGAgccatttttgtattttgatgaaactaaaatagttatatagctatttaACTTTACTGCTGTGAGTGCTTTTATACATATATTGATGGGTAACTAAAAAGTCAATGTCGTCTATTTAGAGTCAACCAAGAAAGTTGTGTTCGttcaagaagaaaaatgttatCAACTAGAGAAGAGCAAACGGTCCCAAGATGAAGTTAACTAGTAGATTGTCCAAAGGAAAATACCTATACACCATCGATAAACACATAGTAAATTCTAAGGTGTTTTCTACAAACTAAGTAAAATTCTAAGGTGTTTTTTACAAACTAAGTAACTATTACACTACGATTTACTATTTTGAGACATGGGGTGAATTCTTCAAAATTCGATCCACTCTCTTCACTAAGTCCACACTCATTTTCTACTATTAAAGTAACACTTAATAAGTAAACCCACTCCAAACTTTCTATAAAAGGGACCAAGTCTCACTGAACTAAGGTATACACAACTATTCATCCACTTCTCATACTTGAGTTATTGAGACAAATATTGACTTAACCATCGGAGGGTCCTTGGCATGTTCTATCTGGTCACCTTCgatagttttttcttcttttcatttattttgtgaATGAAAAAACTTAGACACAGTTTCTAAATTCTAAGTATTATACTTTAgcttttttaattgaataattatgtGGTTGAAtgctataaaaatattttgagatattttaaaggacaattaaattcaatcatataGTTTACTATTTAATGTAACAATATGGTTGAAATTATTTGgaaaatttaagttttatccATGTGTAAAAACCACATACATGCACACGAGAGAGAGGTATTTGTGTGTTTCAGCAAGCATTGGACCGTATCAGGCCCAAATAATAAAGATTGTGACTCAAGCCCAAATATAAAGATCAAGACTCTAATTACGTTGACCCATTAGGTATTACACTAGAATGGGCTGGCCTTACAGGCCCATTAGTTGAATAttccagaaaagaaaagaaaaaattaaaaaaaccctaaccctaaatACTTTTTGGCCCGCACGTGAGAAGCAGCTGACTAAAGAAACGATAATGGAGCGCCGCAACGATCCTATcaacacccaaaaaaataaaatagtacaAATTCTCTCACCAAGACCGTCTGATCTCTCGCCACGTCATCGATCCGCGTGAATTCCCGTCTCAACGGCTCAGATCACACTTACAGAGCTACTGGTAGAACAAACGAagaaactctctttctctctctgttttccCTCCCtgtttttttccaattttctgaattttgatttcttatttaattttctctttttatcttTCCCTAGAAAATTTCCAACAATTTTCTCGAGAAAACTAAGCTTTTCGTAAGATGAAACTCATGGAGGAGGAGATAGAATTCGAGGAGGAAAAGACAGTTAGGGTTTTGAATGAAGAACAGCAAGGCCTTGaaggtgatgatgatgagcTAGAGCTTGGTGATGAAGAAGAGGACggtgaagaagatgatgaggatgatgatggagatgaagatgacgatgatgatgatgatggagatgaaGATGATGACGATGACGACGATGATGATGTGCAGCAAGGTTTACCTTCCTCCCGTGGTCCTCCGGTGCACTCTGTAGATGACgaagaggatgatgatgaggatgatgacgATGAAGACGGTGATgacgacgatgatgatgatggtgaaggcgatgatgatgacgacgacgacgatgATGATGCTGAAGGAGACGATGATGAAGGTGAAGAggtaatgaaattatttttcgttaatttttttataaaattaattttttttctacttaatATTATAGATTTCTCTGTGTGTGTTAAAAGTAGTTTAGATCTGTTTGTTTTTTCGTctgctattttttaaaaatttaaaaagataattttttttttttcttttatggattttcaattttttcgtTGAGATCTATTTTATgtgtaaatattttaaatttaatggtaaaagaaatttttttgtttttattttttgttgttgttgttgtttttgtttttatttttttggtttatgacTATGATACTAGAGCCTTTTGaattaaatgatattattttttttaataattttttgtaattaaaatttttatcctGTATAATAATATAGCTAGATCTGTGTAAAAGTAGTTCAgatctgttttatttttattttttatttatctgttatttcaaaaagtttttgaCACAATTATACTACTTTCTAGagagtttatattttatttaattttatttttgtggatTTCCAATTTGTTCTAGAGATCTATTTTGGCCTTTAatactttaatatttttataatgtaaacattttaaatttaatgaaaGAGATTTTTCTGTCTATGAATATATGATACTAGATCTTTCTGTATACCATATTTATATGCTCTATTTTTTGAAGTGATTCAATATTAATGTTATAACCTTGCTTTGTGTTCAGATCTGCAGATCTAAAGCCTTTACTGTCTATATTTTGTAAATTCATTACTATTTActagtttgtttttgttttaataagtagATTTCATTATGTGTTATTATGAGTTAAATGCTTACTCTTTtgtgctttcaaaaaaaaaaaaaaatggataatttGTTCTCTTCCCATTTGAACTGAGTAgctcattaattttattttttggcctcATATTTGATCTTCATGTTCTAGtatattttgcaaattttaattgtttattctGTGCTGTAGAGTTCAATTTTGCTGTTTTTCTTGCATCTAGTTTAAATTTCCTCATATATTTCTCTTTGGCCCTTATGCAAGCCATGTATTTTCTTATTGGTACTTCCattttcatatgaaattttCTCTTAGCTGTTGGATCTGAAAGTTATATTCTTGAAGGAACGCAATCCTTACTTTATTGACTTGGTTGAAGGGATTAACAATCTTTGACCTTTAAAATCTCACATCTCTGAAGAAccctttaaaaagaaaaccacaCACGTACCAGGGGTAGTTTGTTGAAAAAATTCAGAACATTAATGTAATTTTCCTCAGTTGTCTGTTTGTATGTTGGTTGGTTTGTGTTGCTATCCACCTCTGCTCTGATATATGTTTTTCTGTCTTTCCCTCTTGTTCAGTTCTTGGTTTATATTTCCTACGTTCTGACTTCTTTTGTGTTCACTTCCTATGACCTTTATGAACTAATCTTATAGGAGGATCTGGGAACTGAGTACCTTGTCAGGCCAGTAGCCCGCCCTGAGGATGAGGAAGATGCTAGTGATTTTGAGCCAGAGGAGAACGGCGGTGAGGAGGAAGAAATCGATGAGGAGGATGAAGACGAAGATGGTGGGAAGGTTGATGTTTCGGCAAAGAGGAAGAGGTCGGATAAAGATGATTcagatgacgatgatgatggtGGAGAGGATGACGAGAGACCATCCAAGCGATAGGGTTGGGCCTCTGCTTGGTTTGAGGACTGACCATTGAAAAAATAGGTcaatctctatttctctctttctctaaaaatCCATCTCCTCTTTGTAGAAAAGAAGGATACAATGGTTCATGGTTTCTGTTTTTTTAGTTCTTGTATTATCATGGTAGCAGTATTAGAGTCACAGTCTCTCTGGTTATGCCTAGTTATGTGGGACTTTTAAGAACTATTTCAAAGATCTGGTTTAGGATATCTGTAACTTTATGAATTTAGATAAGATTGTAGACTTTGGAACACTTTTATCTATTAGGTTGATTGCGAGGTTCTTTTGGTGTCCATGTGCTCTAGCTTTTCTGAATCGTTGAATGGCTCTAATATCGtatatgtgatttttattttcctttaattttgaTCCGTTTgtttgttgctgttgctgttgctgttgctatTTCTGTTATTATTCGTCGGCAATGGTTTGAATTGATAGAGTTCTATCATGGAATGATTGGAGGACACAATTACTGCCTGCTCGTTTACAGTTGATCTTATTTGGATGGATGGTgcagtgtttacaagtattgcaTAGAACATAGATCTAAGTGATATGCTCAAATGGGTGCAGAGAAACAAGCATTGAAGAGATGCTCCTATTTGCAGTACCTGATCATATTCTCAGCCCCGTGGTTTGGTTGGGTGCAAATCTGCATAGTTCtatttttagggattttttttttaatttaaaatttttaggaatAGCTCTTTCTAAAGTTTTTATCATTCAATCACTGGTCAGTCTTTGATCGTATGGCAACTCCAAAACCACTTTCTATAAGTTGTATCCAATAATTCTATGGCAACGTGTTGTTGGGTGAGGTGGCACTTCCAAAAGGGTAGTAATGGTAATGTACTTAAATAGACAACTGAAAACAATTTTACCCAAAtaaacagagaaagagagagataatttttttcctgGTAACTTTGAAAGGTAAACGCATTTGTTAATTGCTCTGTGGCAGAGGTTCAACCCGAAAGAGAGAAATATGGGGAATCTAGGTAATGGGCCCCTTGGATGGATGTGCCCTTGGTCATTTGGATTTTGGACATCTCTATTCTCTACAAGACTGCCCGATAGAGATAGAGGGCAGTTGTGTGAGAATTGATTTTACCGTATTGTCCTTATCATACTAGAGCCCCAGGCCCACAACGAGGGCCATTAATGCAAAAATTCGGGGGGTGGGTGGGGGTGGTTTTGTCAATAAATCCCATCGTTTTTTTCCTTTGCCTTTATTGCATTCTTTTTGCTGCTGATCTATTAACTTTATTGCATTTTGTACGCATTAAATTTTGGCTtgagataaatacaaaaatgaaTTTACTGACTGGATTTGAATTTCTGATACAGATGGCGCTGCTGTGTGAGTCACCGAAATGATAGCATCATGAACCATGAAAGACGCGGATTGATTGATACAGACTGGCAAACAAATGATATCATTTTGCATTGAGCGaatcaaaaagaagagagaagatgaAGACAATTCTCTAGTTGATGACATCTGACAGTCGGTAGTAGTTACACCAGTACACGCCACGTCAGCCTGCTAACACTGGGCCTAACATTGGGCTCAAGGTTCACACTCAATTTGCCTAAGGCCATATGTTTAGATCACCTAAGCCCAATACTATTCACGATTGATACGGGTTGAGATTACAACTAATTTGGCATAGAACAAAGTTTCTCATCTCTTCAGACTTCTcatgtatttcttttttgggggtaaattttaaaaatctaattatgttttttatgttcttaacatggtATTAAATTTCGTTTAAAttgatgttatttactatttgatcaattaatttatttttttatatactactTAAGAtcacaaaactttaaaattataacatttatttgatgacatagtaattaatttttgatcatcttgaaattttgcaagtattaaggatgtaataagaacatgcaatctaatggttagatttttaaaattcacactcaatataaagatatatgatgagtttgtaaggtttctttctaaattagtttggagagaactttggagagaaactttgttcattcGCAATGACCAAATATACGATTGTCACGGttctagtttattttttatttttttgatagtacGCGGTTTAGGTTATTAATTTGTATGTCTTTTCACTGTCAAATTTAATTATAGATCTCGaggatataataataataataataataataattgaagttAAAATATTGGGTTTAaaggttaaagtttggttgtcattACTATGTcacacaataatatatatatgggttgagttcaagttacatctggtgtaactctaagtaatgttacaccacccaataacttcttattaaattaatattttgaaaatccaaccgttgaattacatgttctatatgttattaacatgtatgccaattttcatatcaatcagATGCTATTTACGATTTtatctataaactcatattttacatattattttaaactacaaaaatttgaattttaacaattgattgatgacatggctattaatctttgattaccttgaaattttgcaagcatgaaaaatatacgaagataatataatctaacggtggatttgtcaatattcacattcaattaaaaaatattgagtggtgtaatattgtttagagttacacctggtgtaacttgaacctaaccctatatatatatatatatatatttttttttttatgggaagactaaaacttttattaagaaaatcaaaaaacaGATACATCTCAGAGAAGAGCTTGCTCTAAAAAGTAAGGAGTTTCTTCCATCCAAGTCGAATAATTCGCAATGTGCTAACAAATGGGCAGGCCTATTGCCCTGCCTTTTCACATGGGAAAATTTGATTCTATCAAAGGCCCACAAGACATCAACATACCCCGTACTACAGAAGCTATCATGGATGGTGGAGTAGAGAAGCCACAGAGTGCATTGTAAATCACCAGAGAATCACCTTCAAGGATGAAGTCTTGGACATCCACATCTCGCGCAAACTCCAGACCCATTTCAAATGCCTTAGGCTTCACTTCTAGAGCACTCAAAGGAGCATTGATTTTCCTACTTAGAGCAGCAATAACTTGCCCATAGGAATCTCTGATCATCACTCCCACACAAGCAGATTTTTGAGCCGCGAAGACTGCGCCATCGACGTTAACTTTATATCTCGCCATTGGAGGAGGAGACCACCCAACAACCGGAGGCACCACAGGACTGAAAACCACCTGGTTTGCTTCTTGATACTCCTATAAATATTGGCGAGACCACTGGACCAACGCCTCGACACTCTTCTTTCTTCCGCCATGCCTAACCTCGTTACGATTGAACCACAGCGCCCATGCTAGAATCACCACcaatttagtgtttttttttcctcatggGAGTTTGACATTATTATCTGCCATAACAAGTTATGGAAAGAGGTAACTTGAGTCTGAGCAAAATGAAACCGAAGCTTTGTGCATTGCCAGACTTCCTTCGCTTGATTACAAGACCAAAATAAATGGCCCACAGATTCTACGTCCTCCATGTAGTAATCACAACACACATCCAACTAAACTCCCATTTGCGATTGGTTCTCCTTTGTTGGTAAAATACCTTTGTAGGCTCTCCAAGCGAAGTGGCGCACCTTATGGGGTACCTGCAACCTCTATAGCATCTTCCATAATCTGCGATTCATGCTTGAATCCGAGCTGGTACCTCTGTTGCTTGAGCGGGACTCCTCCATTGCCAACCTGTAAGCACTCCGAATAGTAAATAAACCATTTGAAGTAGCAGCCCACACAAGTTTATCTTCAGGCAGATGTGAACTTGGTGGAATACTTTTAATCAACTCTGCTTCATGAGGTAGGAAAATGGCATCAATGACTGGATTTTTCCAAGTTGCCAAATCATGAGAAATAAGCTCACTGACCCTGGTTTCAGCATGTAGAAATTGCCTTGGAGAAGTAACTTTGAACGTGGAAGGAGATGGAAGCCACTTATCACCCCACACTCCGATTGAATCACCATTACCCACATTCCAGTATTCCACCGAGTCCCTTTTTTCACCAAATGTTGGGCAGCCATTAAGCTTCTCCATGTGTATGATGGATGTGTGCCGAGAGAGGCATGAATGAAGTCAGTGCATGGAAAATACTTCGCCTTATACACACGACATACTAGTGACTCATGCTGAGTTTGAAGTCTCCACCTCTGTTTGGCAAGTAAAGCCAAATTGAACTGTTTTAATTGGCCAAAGCCCAAACCACCCTCTGCCTTTGAATTACACAACTTATCCCAACTAAGCCATGCCATCTTCCTTTCATCCCCTTTTTTGGCCCCAACCAGAAATTTGAATCatactagtcatttcattacaAAGAGAATCCGGAATTTTAAAACACCCATTGTGTATGTTGGAATGGCTTGAGCTACAGCTTTTATTAGCACCTCTTTTCCAGCTTTAGATAGCAACTTCTCTTTCCATCCCGCAAGTTTCTTACTAAGTTTCTCCTTTATGGCATTAAAAGAATCCCTCTTATTTTTGCCAACTAAAGATGGAAGGCCTAAATATTTCTCATGCTGTCTTATCACTTGTGCCCCAAGCTTGCTCTTTATCTCTTGTTGAATGCCATCTGGTGTGTTGctactaaaaaataaagaggttTTTGCACGGTTCAGTTGTTGTCCAGAAGCTTCTTCATATACAGTGAGAATTCTCTGTAGGGAATTACACTCTTCAATTGATGCCTTGCAAAAAATGAGActatcatcaacaaaaaataattgagaAAGTCTACGCCCCCCCCCCCTCGGCAAATTACTAACCCTTCCATCACGCCATCATCCACAGCCTTCTTAATTAGAGAAGAAAGACCTTCAGCACATAAAAGGAAAAGGTATGGTGATAAAGGATCACCCTGACATATACCCCTAGTTGGGGTAATATGCCCTTTTGGTTTCCCATTTATCCTTACTGAATAAGTAACTGTTGTGACACACTGCATGACCAACTTCCTCCATTTCTCATCAAACCCCAAcctattcattattttttccaaTCAAATCCATTCCACTCTATCATAGGCCTTACTCATGTCCAATTTCAAAGCCATATTACCCAtcttccctcccttcttttagTTTATATGGTGCATTGCTTCAAAAGCAACCAACACATTATCAATAATTAACCTTTCATGCACAAAAGCACTTTGGTTATCACTAATAATGGATGGAAGAAATTTCTTCATTCTATTTGCAATAGCTTTTGATGCAAATTCCTAAACACCACATTACATAAACTTATAGGAATATAATCAGTCACCTTCTTTGGTTCCTTAAACTTTGAAATAAGAACAATATGAGTTTCATTAAAATTAGGTGGGGTTAGACCAAGATTAAGAAAATCAAGGATAGTACATGTAACTACCTCTCCAATTTTTGGCCAAAAATGTTG
It encodes:
- the LOC142623728 gene encoding uncharacterized protein LOC142623728, which codes for MKLMEEEIEFEEEKTVRVLNEEQQGLEGDDDELELGDEEEDGEEDDEDDDGDEDDDDDDDGDEDDDDDDDDDVQQGLPSSRGPPVHSVDDEEDDDEDDDDEDGDDDDDDDGEGDDDDDDDDDDAEGDDDEGEEEDLGTEYLVRPVARPEDEEDASDFEPEENGGEEEEIDEEDEDEDGGKVDVSAKRKRSDKDDSDDDDDGGEDDERPSKR
- the LOC142624916 gene encoding uncharacterized protein LOC142624916; the protein is MGKIVVDYYTDLLTSGNPTDFDEIQGVAQPRVTSSMNQKLTMEFTVDEVNVALKQMYPLKAPGPDGMPPLFYQHFWPKIGEEFASKAIANRMKKFLPSIISDNQSAFVHERLGFDEKWRKLVMQCVTTVTYSVRINGKPKGHITPTRGICQGDPLSPYLFLLCAEGLSSLIKKAVDDGASIEECNSLQRILTVYEEASGQQLNRAKTSLFFSSNTPDGIQQEIKSKLGAQVIRQHEKYLGLPSLVGKNKRDSFNAIKEKLSKKLAGWKEKLLSKAGKEVLIKAVAQAIPTYTMGVLKFRILFVMK